Proteins encoded by one window of Rutidosis leptorrhynchoides isolate AG116_Rl617_1_P2 chromosome 7, CSIRO_AGI_Rlap_v1, whole genome shotgun sequence:
- the LOC139859209 gene encoding uncharacterized protein → MDLTHTYGHLRSCPPSLGVGRPRRVRGGSGVANLGRIRVGSWNIGTLTGKRIELVDTFLKSNVDIGCVQETRWKGEGAVDIKDYRLWYSGSRIARNGVGIFLGNLHKDNVVDVGRFSDRIMSVSLIIKEETFTVISAYAPHAGLSDAEKKRAEAEGYEGAHGGFRFGPRNEEGRSILEFAIAHELVVANAFFRKRDAQLATFHSGGRRTQIDFFLLRKGELRTCRDCKVLPALTCSSQHRLLVMDLVTRGRVGRRARVVQHRILWKNLHGAKAETFRATVTDRLSVEGDNVAPTDVDQIWNRMASTIREVAKEALGVALGTSRAHKSSRESWWLSDDVQTKVALKQTRFRELITFGKGTPAERTRVEERYKEAKREAKKAVAIAKDKAYEDLYRKLDSKEGANDIYIIAKSRERRGRDLVNVKYIKDEVGQSIVREDLIRKRWEEYFASLFGRERTKRNMELHEVQEYKNNCFCTRINQEEVRSALRKMGRNKAVGPDQIPFEAWRCLGGDGVRWLTNIFNTTFRSAKMPMEWRLSEVIPIYKNKGDA, encoded by the exons ATGG ATCTTACGCATACCTATGGTCACTTGAGGTCATGTCCTCCTAGTTTAGGGGTGGGTAGGCCCAGACGGGTTAGAGGCGGTAGTGGGGTAGCCAACCTTGGTAGGATTAGAGTGGGTAGTTGGAATATAGGAACCTTGACGGGCAAGAGGATTGAGCTCGTGGATACATTCCTTAAGAGTAATGTGGACATAGGGTGtgttcaagagactagatggaagggtgAAGGGGCGGTAGATATTAAGGACTATAGGTTGTGGTACTCGGGTTCTAGGATAGCACGGAACGGGGTAGGTATCTTTTTGGGAAATCTACATAAGGATAACGTTGTTGACGTGGGTAGgtttagcgataggattatgtcggttagtcTAATTATTAAGGAGGAGACTTTCACGGTCATTAGCGCATACGCACCTCATGCGGGTTTAAGTGATGCGGAAAAGAAGA GAGCGGAGGCAGAAGGTTACGAGGGAGCCCATGGGGGCTTTAGGTTTGGTCCTAGAAACGAAGAAGGGCGCTCAATTCTTGAGTTTGCCATTGCCCACGAGTTGGTTGTAGCAAACGCTTTCTTCAGGAAGAGGGATGCTCAGTTAGCCACTTTTCATAGCGGGGGTCGTCGCACACAGATTGACTTTTTTCTCCTTCGTAAAGGGGAACTTAGGACATGTAGGGACTGTAAGGTCCTTCCGGCCTTGACGTGCTCCTCCCAGCATAGATTGTTGGTCATGGACCTAGTCACCCGGGGAAGAGTTGGCAGAAGGGCCAGGGTTGTGCAACATAGAATCCTTTGGAAGAATCTACATGGAGCGAAGGCAGAGACTTTTAGAGCGACCGTGACTGATAGATTGAGTGTAGAAGGGGATAACGTAGCCCCTACTGACGTAGACCAGATATGGAACCGCATGGCGTCCACTATCAGGGAGGTGGCAAAAGAAGCTTTAGGGGTGGCATTAGGGACGTCGAGAGCCCATAAGAGTAGTAGAGAGTCATGGTGGCTTAGTGACGATGTCCAAACGAAAGTCGCGTTAAAGCAGacgaggtttagggagctcattactTTTGGGAAAGGGACACCTGCAGAGAGAACTAGGGTAGAAGAAagatataaagaagctaaaagagaagcaAAGAAGGCCGTAGCAATTGCAAAAGACAAAGCTTATGAAGATTTATATAGGAAACTAGACTCTAAAGAGGGAGCTAATGACATATATATAATAGCTAAATCTAGGGAGCGAAGAGGTAGGGACTTAGTTAACGTCAAATATATCAAGGACGAAGTAGGTCAAAGTATAGTAAGAGAAGACcttattaggaaaagatgggaagagtaTTTTGCATCCCTCTTCGGTAGGGAAAGAACGAAGCGGAACATGGAACTCCACGAGGTTCAGGAATATAAAAACAACTGTTTCTGCACGAGGATTAACCAGGAGGAAGTTAGATCGgccctacgaaagatggggagaaacaaagcagtaggaccagACCAAATTCCGTTTGAGGCGTGGAGGTGCCTAGGAGGAGATGGGGTTAGATGGTTGACAAACATTTTTAACACGACGTTTAGAAGCGCAaagatgcctatggaatggagactcagtgaggttattcccatttacaagaaCAAGGGAGATGCGTAA
- the LOC139857715 gene encoding uncharacterized protein — MSVKFEMEHDQKVSTGSTCDEFPLLSSKYPWFIVQNLKDEEAIDTEFYSTLHDPPLIKYQCQIPELNGKRIRGCFHGWLILSDHPYNCEWSLLNTLTLKIVDLPHLNLGAAYVASIDECCLTAPPDDPTSILLVTRCDKSTFFICRMNCEKKRMWISWKEMSYAKQLKELTYDGEFLVSATCCNGKIYALNCDSSISPVVIQVEIVKKQREDMPPVKEDMIQLLMFGNCPSSSSDSIGCWDWTNFLKGYGTKLFCISVGVDEKTKKFGDVSLFQLDTASLKSEELECLKKWDLTGVKMEQMGDDDLQDLRITQVMWEEMNELNDGIFYVDLGREWSIFYNPVVDSELGGYIHIRDEMDGILYLYHVKGKNIIASFMPSRVVSTTNVFMLEERLEKDHECKEMDERAVTVDEVERNESSLYNIPFGVLEMIMEYCVGVEYLNFRATYKLCHLAAPLIGWRNESSLRRKRWHNYSLNSPWLMVVDEGIVTFIDPLSGDKYFMKNSKLSLSLVDATIYCLRYGWLLCESREYECIVFFNPFTNDACKLPVFNNGDVKSLCFSEPPTSSNCIVGGFAIVNETITFIYFVSGNPSWVLFEDYNDRWFVSGKPLFSSTFVGTVLYALYMEGQSSGSCRCSGNDPIDMIVLAKVPKSDCSCTKQYFMMNCDEYLLVVIVSLEKSRYLGEMKLNVNGRKQTL; from the exons ATGTCGGTGAAATTTGAG ATGGAGCATGATCAGAAAGTTTCTACTGGTTCAACGTGTGACGAATTTCCTCTTTTATCCTCAAAATATCCATGGTTTATTGTTCAGAACCTTAAAGATGAAGAGGCCATTGATACGGAATTTTACTCTACACTACACGACCCCCCGTTGATTAAATATCAATGTCAAATCCCTGAGTTGAATGGAAAACGTATCCGAGGCTGTTTCCATGGCTGGTTAATACTATCAGACCATCCATATAATTGTGAGTGGTCTCTTTTGAACACTTTGACTTTGAAGATTGTAGATCTTCCCCATTTGAATTTGGGAGCTGCATATGTTGCATCTATTGATGAATGTTGTTTGACGGCTCCTCCTGATGATCCCACTTCAATCCTTCTCGTAACAAGATGTGATAAATCTACATTTTTCATTTGCCGGATGAATTGTGAAAAAAAGAGAATGTGGATAAGCTGGAAAGAAATGTCATACGCTAAACAGCTCAAGGAATTAACATATGATGGTGAATTCCTAGTTAGCGCAACTTGTTGTAATGGTAAAATATATGCTTTAAATTGCGATAGTTCTATCTCTCCTGTAGTCATACAGGTTGAGATTGTAAAAAAGCAGAGAGAAGATATGCCTCCCGTAAAAGAAGATATGATTCAACTACTGATGTTTGGGAATTGCCCTTCGTCTTCTTCCGATTCGATAGGTTGTTGGGACTGGACTAATTTTTTAAAAGGATACGGTACGAAATTGTTCTGCATTAGTGTTGGCGTTGATGAGAAAACTAAGAAATTTGGTGATGTGTCTTTGTTTCAATTAGACACGGCTAGTTTAAAGTCGGAAGAATTGGAGTGCCTCAAGAAATGGGACTTGACCGGTGTTAAAATGGAACAAATGGGTGATGATGACCTCCAAGACTTGCGGATTACTCAAGTTATGTGGGAAGAAATGAATGAGTTGAATGATGGTATCTTTTATGTAGATCTTGGTCGTGAATGGTCTATATTTTATAATCCTGTAGTTGACTCCGAGTTAGGGGGTTATATACACATTCGTGACGAAATGGATGGAATATTATACTTGTACCATGTCAAAGGTAAAAACATCATCGCATCTTTTATGCCTTCTCGAGTGGTCTCAACAACCAATGTGTTCATGTTGGAAGAAAG GCTAGAAAAGGATCATGAATGCAAAGAAATGGATGAGAGAGCGGTAACGGTTGACGAGGTTGAGCGTAACGAATCAAGCCTGTACAATATTCCATTTGGAGTTTTGGAGATGATTATGGAATATTGTGTTGGTGTGGAGTACTTGAACTTTCGTGCTACATACAAACTCTGTCATCTTGCTGCACCTCTAATAGGGTGGAGAAACGAGTCATCGTTAAGAAGAAAAAGATGGCATAATTATTCGTTAAATTCACCATGGCTAATGGTTGTAGATGAAGGGATTGTCACTTTTATAGATCCGTTGTCAGGTGATAAGTATTTTATGAAGAATTCAAAGCTATCGTTGTCGTTGGTGGACGCCACTATATATTGTTTGAGGTATGGTTGGTTGTTATGTGAGAGCAGGGAATATGAATGCATAGTGTTTTTTAACCCCTTCACAAATGATGCCTGCAAGCTTCCAGTATTTAATAATGGTGATGTAAAAAGCTTATGTTTCTCAGAACCACCTACTTCCTCTAATTGCATAGTTGGTGGATTTGCAATTGTCAATGAAACGATTACTTTTATCTACTTTGTAAGTGGGAACCCATCTTGGGTTTTGTTTGAAGACTATAATGATCGTTGGTTTGTAAGTGGGAAACCTCTATTTTCTTCAACATTTGTTGGCACAGTTCTTTATGCACTGTATATGGAGGGACAATCTAGTGGAAGTTGCAGGTGTTCTGGTAATGACCCGATTGACATGATTGTTTTAGCAAAAGTACCGAAAAGTGACTGCAGCTGTACGAAACAATATTTTATGATGAATTGTGATGAATATCTTTTAGTAGTCATTGTCAGTTTGGAGAAGTCGAGGTATTTAGGCGAAATGAAGCTGAACGTGAATGGAAGAAAACAGACACTATAG